From the Candidatus Margulisiibacteriota bacterium genome, one window contains:
- a CDS encoding TolC family protein: protein MKRIVLILILLSAGLWAEVVSSDIVSIPAVINLANQNNLQIQIARDKYNIARAQTNQAWSTVFPKFSIAAGYNKIDSYQNRLSNTAFSSFGAAFANVPSINMSAFGSLSALNVNDIYSAKASVSQIIFNGNVMPAIIASDYGLKAAQAQLDFTKEEVYSNIFSLYLTIIQLEKNIEVLEDTKKQFDQILNKAVELQKNGLATQMDVLRSKSGLASIKVSLINLKNNLDTLYNNLELLLNTKLAVRKLDSSIINDLYQANNYPVDADLNKVINERSDYLQFENTLKLLQTNIDIQRGNYWPTVMLVGSYGYQNSTGFSFNDANRDWSYGINGNWNVFDFGTTQSKVDEAQANYEIISKQQEQMKKSIDNELTNNLHGIKAAKAKIESIEEEEKVNIEATNFTRSRYNLGDVTNLELIDAHNQLLNARSKLIEAKVEYALQVIKWLKSIGQLARYVEKEYKL, encoded by the coding sequence ATGAAAAGAATAGTTCTAATTTTGATATTACTTTCTGCTGGTTTATGGGCCGAGGTTGTTTCTTCAGATATTGTAAGCATTCCCGCGGTAATCAATTTAGCAAATCAAAACAATCTGCAGATCCAGATCGCCCGTGATAAATATAATATAGCCAGGGCGCAAACCAATCAGGCCTGGTCAACGGTTTTTCCCAAATTTTCAATAGCAGCGGGCTATAACAAGATTGATAGTTATCAGAACCGATTGTCTAATACTGCTTTTTCAAGTTTCGGAGCTGCTTTTGCCAATGTTCCATCTATTAATATGTCAGCATTTGGCAGCTTATCTGCTTTGAATGTGAATGATATTTATTCTGCCAAGGCTTCAGTATCTCAAATAATTTTTAACGGAAATGTTATGCCGGCAATCATTGCTTCTGATTATGGGCTTAAAGCGGCGCAGGCCCAGCTTGATTTTACTAAAGAAGAAGTTTATTCAAATATATTCAGTTTATACTTAACAATAATTCAACTGGAAAAAAATATCGAAGTTCTGGAAGACACAAAAAAGCAATTTGACCAGATATTAAATAAAGCTGTGGAACTTCAAAAGAACGGTCTGGCTACCCAGATGGATGTTTTACGCAGCAAGTCCGGCTTGGCGTCGATTAAGGTATCGCTAATAAATTTAAAAAACAACCTTGATACTTTATATAACAATTTGGAACTTTTACTTAATACAAAATTGGCAGTAAGAAAGCTGGACAGCTCTATTATCAATGATCTGTATCAGGCTAATAATTATCCTGTGGATGCGGATTTGAATAAAGTTATTAATGAACGCAGTGACTATCTGCAGTTTGAGAATACTTTAAAGCTGTTGCAGACAAATATCGATATTCAGCGCGGCAACTACTGGCCGACAGTCATGCTGGTCGGTTCCTATGGTTATCAAAATAGTACCGGTTTCAGTTTTAATGATGCCAATCGTGATTGGTCATATGGTATTAACGGCAACTGGAATGTTTTTGATTTCGGAACAACTCAGTCCAAAGTAGATGAAGCTCAGGCCAATTATGAAATTATCAGCAAGCAACAGGAGCAGATGAAAAAATCAATTGATAATGAACTGACCAATAATCTGCATGGTATTAAAGCAGCCAAAGCAAAAATAGAATCTATCGAAGAAGAAGAAAAAGTAAATATTGAAGCAACAAACTTCACTCGCTCACGATATAATTTAGGAGACGTCACTAATCTGGAGTTAATCGACGCGCATAATCAGCTTTTGAACGCCAGAAGCAAGCTCATTGAAGCGAAAGTGGAATATGCGCTGCAGGTTATCAAATGGCTGAAGTCTATTGGCCAGTTAGCCAGATACGTGGAAAAGGAGTATAAATTATGA
- a CDS encoding cyclic nucleotide-binding domain-containing protein produces MNFKIIHSPLQISITENPGCDYLNNPVKWDFQKRIQDTSLDVFSYTKLGNNLNLVVWCDTEGILVNPTTESLNVLQCAGINMNLIKVVIITENNQAVADGLLKLILNRERLQVVADERVLQELQNMLDNLNPEFSGEYDIKSWIDFIPLSAESSALIKSGDSQQLKIAAKTSGLFIKFKKHTLLLAQVMHKKLLENEIIIARKPDKDFLKSYLRGVALFSHLDDKDLETIIAESEVKEVLPQENIVTEGEESDACYVLLNGKADVVNKQQETVWSFCGRDFFGEVGLQSNQPRNATITARTYVTALKINKDLYNRIIYNPLRGSSQFNAQFNAIKWSLEAFFKKMAPDIHLSEASLEEIALRVKPEKYTDEVQEGAVGDCAYIILEGDVKVSRHGQDLAILGPLSIFGEMALLMSSARRTATVTSEKGQEVKVLKINRKLFEFILYRYPGVDKGLKEIMLQRKRESRARLFRPYQVSTSEITSPVFIKNTTDVTLLSRWNGFLKLFSIEFKAVRTSLPEFKKMTGEIALLQNLITGLLGETLLRQGYIQKIIMGVNLNNQRIVYLPSEKTLLVSKELFSSDRDTFIRTCLVELGKIVSVYLWETELTQSEKTELEGDLSFLFKHADLLPANLKTGIEGCLPDAASIIIHFFRQYVLSGDEFRNSLASLELNTEIKTALSHIYNLFKNLQFAGREFTNHQIQLDLFSQDTALRHNRLQTKELTKEKAGAAVGEIINTAFARFVYYDKTYLYKKIYEPEIFNTVKFNLIRQMNKQFTHFNIQKFSDHVIEISVYDPAIQERFILTFNRVRNGKFYGWKLNETLLATNHMKNVPPPVKVILVNLESQQFGGVKGTPENVLTLEAYLNAYEKEKASASIYDCQWPENNLDSLQAELELNCPDVIGISATFGTLGELEKLLTNLEKLKKKPLIVVGGLLSTWTYDYILERFPNVFCSRYEGEESLAKLVELLSNLPVDNLHQFITNNLSELSLIPNLAFKHDGQLHVHPHMFVDPATIPVPDRQTNIDREIAAGFLLNAEGLGRGCGYRKCWFCTHTHGKIRFFPMERSIKDFEAYMEAGAPFIIYVDEDFLSTENFQKGIDFASEVLKLKSNSSKPSPAFYIAARAQAIFKANDPEGNEKRLEVLRLLKKAGLNKIFLGGESGSETQFHKVYHKGGSIAEVEKAIEILRQEGIQVVVGYITFDPALTLSGLEDDLAFMLRNKLVDVDPLTEPLNPFKYYRAQIGSTLVNKFRNIGLISSSLNNDLLSYDTVYRNQFISLITGAGNVWKNITNELDYYLKGVLWFAEQSEEEMKRAGHFVGLYNHLKSLDFQLIAALNSILKVMDITERQWLDRLTLKLDGLEPQKIIYELNRLFFPHTELVKSLEDYIAKNPVKLDGQLIKDFILGNFPENFDFGTSDINTYKTWLKEIREDIGHQLVFYFNNKEEKNNLITDINKTVADYLHKRLKLLENFSGSNWEDYYNIHPEAIVRGLEFQKAIKKSIREHKNTLESSAQYITEGVLNNPEFKIYWRTSFDDYLSYRHPSLIRPVQALYKLFDSLKDFPKGIAKGVDGIYLYPEEKIYKDKKLSSSVNVMELANEYVQKLAINVLDVFAENEQTIRALNNMYRKAKDHLYTDLQSVLDDLQALYRQLGNTLESGTEYLGISANPATLDGKSLLKLNENTTIVLKNKNMVSQMTISGLDKFLEIDGDNLEIKNQQQFITAFNTLFDSILKQPFAREQEKINIINTLMAMLLKCTQVTEDWLNELAEKFDRSIKPMTVYLPDTASYHDWQKLNPNVAFTFVHPEIFARAWPGLENHLGKILLLANPQQLDNFQNMLELFRKGKIDPAWITFIYEMFFNILTANSFARNKNQDDIVNNYTTLSMRLMPKKTPVILLKKNDPRVQHFISEQKDVNEYLQKDSDKVRFIVHPQVYDEWKRNGAVPFGNEEIEWGLTYPTSSARTLYVLHDEGDIIAKTHSGIWIGPSKRHFKKDNVEHSREISQKIINSLSKNELPRDIKNQFGFIDDSCASIINDPAYYPDGGSIGMTVRSAKAYPQINNASDKRVLIPAFGMHNNAVNLQNNPAPHVLVQFIENNIKNTGEEPLKYFMETILRPLYRMFLYFMFKQGILLEPHGQNFFLEVNEKGQLTRLVFKDWQSTMVDMETRIQRGLPTDQILKHHFGKEAGISLSLSLVFDYYFGTYLFEKVLKTMVNAYHGQTAKEEFELKLVTMFKQIFEEEVDKYKSRKNEFPDFLVRHGKKPKDDLSNNVYFAVNGPPEFRNTSFERSIFQAVAERQYRGKITVDLKTIQEENAIITGQTSETSKNQIDLEKTRLFLKNNNQWTDVRELPPKSSESAGAFYMVLPDNFSADKKYDLQVLLHGMDSSVTDAYSWADKLARPDTIFIIPFAPWEQAGKRYTWYTREAVEPTKQVSLEYLKDITRHAKSLLNINKCYIGGNSMGGYMAVHSLFTDKDNLFDGAFAINAPFKTTYLGSDLESVTDGRQKPVLLFHLTKDDIVNPQQSEDAANFLGKHGYQPRTRVFQMGQHHELTPLMASEISQFFAGPAKQPVAELDKMLSELPAKMFNELSATCIDIKNTGSIQNYLYKKLYDKTAGFHERSLSLALLEKLNDKRIYSSWENHSHINQLTESKAKLATLERTLFYLTAHLAYLDLNDLTSPAKENFAVIASSFRKIQYDFNELLIKNEATMNLNIIKNLTAKIDWLYDSALNLQKELFRLIYRPK; encoded by the coding sequence ATGAACTTTAAAATTATCCATTCACCTCTGCAAATTTCTATTACCGAAAATCCAGGTTGTGATTACCTGAATAATCCGGTCAAATGGGATTTCCAGAAAAGGATCCAGGATACATCGCTGGATGTGTTTTCTTACACAAAACTGGGCAACAATCTGAACCTTGTCGTGTGGTGCGATACTGAGGGGATACTGGTTAACCCTACTACCGAATCACTGAATGTTCTGCAATGCGCCGGGATCAACATGAACCTTATAAAGGTGGTAATAATCACTGAAAATAATCAGGCTGTAGCTGACGGGCTGTTGAAATTGATATTAAATCGCGAACGCCTTCAGGTTGTAGCTGATGAAAGAGTTCTGCAGGAACTTCAAAACATGCTTGATAATTTGAACCCGGAATTCAGCGGCGAATATGATATAAAAAGCTGGATAGATTTCATACCTTTGTCTGCTGAATCGTCGGCTTTAATAAAATCCGGAGATTCACAGCAGTTAAAAATAGCCGCAAAGACCTCAGGTTTGTTTATAAAATTCAAAAAACATACATTGTTACTAGCCCAGGTTATGCACAAAAAACTGCTGGAAAATGAAATTATCATAGCGAGAAAACCTGATAAGGATTTTCTAAAAAGTTATTTGAGAGGGGTGGCCTTATTTTCACATCTTGACGATAAAGACCTGGAAACAATCATCGCGGAGTCGGAAGTAAAGGAAGTCCTGCCTCAGGAAAATATTGTAACCGAAGGAGAAGAATCCGATGCCTGCTATGTGTTGCTCAACGGTAAAGCCGATGTTGTAAACAAACAACAGGAAACAGTCTGGAGCTTTTGCGGTCGGGATTTTTTCGGAGAAGTGGGCCTGCAAAGTAATCAACCGCGCAACGCCACAATTACTGCCCGTACTTATGTTACTGCGTTAAAAATAAATAAAGATTTATACAACAGAATTATATACAACCCTTTACGCGGCTCCTCACAATTCAATGCCCAATTTAATGCCATCAAATGGAGTCTGGAAGCGTTTTTTAAGAAAATGGCCCCGGATATTCATCTTTCCGAAGCTTCTCTGGAGGAGATAGCTCTAAGGGTAAAACCGGAAAAATACACTGATGAAGTTCAGGAAGGCGCTGTCGGTGATTGTGCCTATATTATTCTGGAAGGCGATGTAAAGGTTAGCAGACACGGGCAGGACCTGGCCATACTGGGACCGTTATCCATCTTTGGAGAAATGGCGCTATTGATGTCTTCAGCCAGAAGAACGGCAACAGTTACCTCTGAAAAAGGGCAAGAAGTAAAAGTTCTGAAAATAAACAGAAAACTCTTTGAATTTATTCTTTATCGTTACCCTGGCGTGGACAAGGGATTAAAAGAAATAATGCTGCAGCGTAAAAGGGAAAGCCGAGCCAGGTTATTCCGGCCGTATCAGGTGTCTACCTCGGAAATCACGTCCCCTGTCTTTATCAAGAATACAACCGATGTAACTCTGCTCAGCAGATGGAACGGATTTCTGAAATTATTTTCCATAGAATTTAAAGCTGTAAGGACCAGTTTGCCGGAATTCAAAAAAATGACCGGAGAGATAGCTTTGCTGCAAAACCTGATAACAGGTTTGCTGGGTGAGACTTTATTAAGACAAGGTTACATTCAAAAAATCATTATGGGGGTAAACCTTAATAATCAGCGGATAGTCTACCTACCTTCAGAAAAAACACTGCTGGTATCTAAAGAATTATTTTCCTCAGATCGTGATACATTTATCAGGACCTGCCTGGTAGAACTTGGGAAAATAGTTTCGGTCTACCTCTGGGAAACAGAATTGACGCAGTCTGAAAAAACCGAACTGGAAGGAGACCTTTCCTTTCTTTTTAAACATGCCGACCTTCTTCCGGCAAATCTGAAAACCGGTATCGAAGGCTGTCTGCCTGATGCTGCCAGCATTATTATTCATTTTTTCAGACAATATGTCTTGTCCGGCGATGAGTTCAGAAACAGTTTAGCTTCGCTGGAACTGAATACGGAAATAAAAACAGCCCTGTCCCATATTTACAACTTGTTTAAAAACCTGCAATTTGCCGGGCGGGAATTTACAAATCACCAAATTCAACTGGATCTGTTTTCCCAGGATACCGCTTTAAGACATAACAGACTGCAGACCAAAGAACTCACTAAAGAAAAAGCCGGCGCCGCAGTGGGAGAAATCATCAATACTGCCTTTGCCAGGTTTGTTTACTACGATAAAACTTATTTATATAAAAAAATCTACGAACCTGAAATTTTTAATACGGTTAAATTCAATTTGATCCGGCAGATGAACAAACAGTTCACACATTTTAATATTCAGAAATTTTCAGACCATGTAATTGAAATATCGGTTTATGATCCGGCTATCCAGGAACGTTTTATACTTACTTTCAATCGGGTAAGGAACGGAAAATTCTACGGCTGGAAGCTAAATGAGACATTGCTCGCCACAAACCATATGAAGAATGTACCGCCTCCGGTAAAAGTGATACTGGTAAATCTGGAAAGTCAGCAATTCGGCGGTGTAAAAGGTACTCCTGAAAATGTGCTTACACTGGAAGCGTATTTGAATGCCTATGAAAAAGAAAAAGCCAGCGCTTCTATTTATGATTGCCAGTGGCCGGAAAATAATCTTGATTCCTTGCAAGCTGAGCTGGAATTAAATTGCCCGGACGTAATTGGTATTTCCGCTACTTTCGGCACATTGGGCGAACTGGAAAAACTGCTAACAAATCTGGAAAAACTTAAGAAAAAACCGTTAATAGTGGTAGGCGGCCTATTGAGCACCTGGACATATGATTATATTCTGGAGCGCTTTCCCAATGTTTTCTGCTCACGGTACGAGGGTGAAGAATCGCTGGCCAAACTTGTTGAACTGTTAAGCAATTTACCTGTAGATAATCTTCACCAGTTCATTACAAATAATCTGAGTGAATTATCCCTGATCCCCAACCTGGCCTTTAAACATGACGGACAGCTGCATGTTCACCCGCATATGTTTGTTGATCCTGCCACCATACCTGTGCCGGACAGACAGACAAACATAGATCGGGAAATCGCGGCCGGGTTTTTGCTGAACGCCGAAGGACTGGGTAGAGGCTGCGGTTACAGAAAATGCTGGTTTTGCACACATACACATGGAAAGATCAGATTTTTTCCTATGGAAAGATCAATAAAAGACTTTGAAGCTTACATGGAAGCCGGAGCGCCTTTCATTATTTATGTAGATGAAGATTTTTTATCCACGGAAAATTTTCAAAAAGGAATTGATTTTGCGAGTGAGGTGCTCAAACTCAAATCGAATTCCAGCAAGCCTTCTCCGGCTTTTTATATTGCCGCCAGAGCACAGGCTATTTTTAAGGCAAATGACCCTGAAGGAAATGAAAAACGTCTGGAAGTGTTACGTTTGCTCAAAAAAGCCGGTCTTAACAAAATCTTTTTGGGCGGTGAATCCGGTTCTGAAACCCAGTTTCACAAAGTGTACCATAAAGGCGGCAGCATCGCTGAGGTAGAAAAAGCCATTGAGATACTCAGACAGGAAGGTATTCAGGTTGTGGTCGGCTATATCACTTTTGATCCGGCGCTTACCCTGTCCGGCCTGGAAGATGATCTGGCCTTTATGCTCCGCAACAAACTTGTGGATGTTGACCCCCTGACAGAACCGCTCAATCCTTTTAAATATTACCGGGCGCAAATCGGCTCCACCCTTGTCAATAAATTCAGAAATATCGGGCTTATCTCCAGTTCCTTAAACAATGATCTGCTCTCCTATGATACTGTTTACCGTAACCAATTTATAAGTCTCATTACCGGTGCGGGTAATGTCTGGAAAAATATAACCAACGAGCTGGACTATTATTTGAAGGGTGTTTTGTGGTTTGCTGAGCAATCTGAGGAAGAAATGAAAAGGGCCGGGCATTTTGTAGGTCTCTATAACCATTTGAAGTCTCTGGATTTTCAGCTTATCGCCGCGCTTAATTCCATATTGAAGGTCATGGACATTACCGAGAGACAATGGTTAGACCGGCTGACCTTAAAACTTGACGGCCTTGAACCGCAAAAAATCATTTATGAGCTGAACAGGCTGTTTTTCCCGCATACGGAACTTGTGAAAAGTCTGGAAGATTATATCGCTAAAAACCCGGTCAAACTTGACGGTCAATTAATAAAAGATTTCATCCTGGGTAATTTCCCTGAAAATTTTGATTTCGGCACAAGTGACATAAATACTTATAAGACATGGCTAAAAGAAATAAGAGAAGATATAGGGCATCAACTAGTTTTTTACTTTAATAATAAAGAAGAAAAAAATAATCTTATAACTGATATAAATAAAACTGTAGCTGATTATCTGCATAAAAGATTGAAACTTTTAGAAAATTTCTCAGGTTCCAACTGGGAGGATTATTACAACATTCATCCTGAGGCAATTGTCCGGGGCCTGGAGTTTCAAAAAGCCATTAAAAAAAGTATCAGGGAGCATAAAAACACTCTGGAGAGTTCCGCGCAATATATAACTGAAGGTGTACTTAATAATCCGGAATTTAAAATCTACTGGAGGACAAGTTTTGATGATTACCTGTCATACAGGCACCCGAGCCTTATCCGTCCTGTGCAGGCCCTGTATAAACTCTTTGACAGCCTGAAGGATTTTCCAAAGGGTATTGCCAAAGGTGTTGATGGTATTTATCTATACCCTGAGGAAAAAATATATAAGGATAAAAAATTATCGTCATCAGTTAATGTTATGGAACTGGCCAATGAATATGTTCAAAAACTGGCGATTAATGTACTCGATGTTTTCGCAGAGAATGAGCAGACAATCAGGGCCCTAAACAATATGTACCGGAAAGCAAAAGATCATCTTTATACCGACCTGCAGTCCGTTCTTGATGACTTACAGGCACTTTATCGTCAGCTTGGAAACACACTTGAATCCGGCACGGAATATCTTGGAATTTCAGCAAATCCCGCGACACTTGACGGGAAGTCCCTGTTAAAATTAAACGAAAATACTACTATTGTACTGAAAAATAAAAATATGGTTTCTCAAATGACCATTTCCGGACTTGATAAATTTCTGGAAATTGACGGCGATAACCTGGAAATAAAAAATCAGCAACAATTTATTACTGCATTTAACACCTTATTTGATTCTATCCTCAAACAACCTTTTGCCCGTGAGCAGGAAAAGATCAATATTATAAACACACTTATGGCCATGCTGCTTAAATGTACGCAGGTAACTGAGGATTGGCTAAATGAACTGGCGGAAAAATTTGATCGCAGCATAAAACCGATGACTGTATATCTTCCTGATACAGCATCTTATCATGATTGGCAGAAGCTTAATCCGAATGTTGCTTTTACTTTTGTCCACCCGGAAATTTTCGCCAGGGCCTGGCCGGGCCTGGAAAATCATCTGGGGAAAATATTACTCCTGGCTAACCCACAGCAGCTGGACAATTTCCAGAATATGCTGGAACTGTTTCGAAAAGGGAAAATTGATCCTGCCTGGATTACCTTTATTTATGAAATGTTTTTCAACATACTGACCGCGAACAGTTTTGCCCGCAATAAAAATCAGGATGATATCGTAAATAATTACACCACCCTTTCCATGAGGCTGATGCCAAAAAAGACACCGGTAATCCTGCTCAAAAAAAATGATCCCAGGGTTCAGCATTTTATATCTGAACAAAAAGATGTTAATGAATATCTGCAAAAAGACAGCGATAAAGTAAGGTTTATTGTCCATCCGCAGGTTTATGATGAATGGAAACGTAACGGCGCGGTGCCATTTGGCAATGAAGAAATAGAATGGGGCCTTACCTATCCTACTTCCTCAGCCAGGACCCTGTATGTTCTACATGACGAGGGGGATATAATTGCCAAAACGCATTCAGGCATATGGATAGGGCCGTCCAAAAGACACTTTAAAAAAGATAATGTGGAACACAGCCGCGAGATTTCTCAAAAAATAATAAATTCTTTAAGTAAAAACGAACTCCCCAGAGACATTAAAAATCAATTCGGATTTATTGACGACAGTTGCGCTTCGATCATCAATGATCCTGCTTACTATCCTGACGGTGGCAGTATAGGAATGACCGTACGCAGTGCCAAAGCTTACCCTCAGATTAACAACGCTTCTGACAAACGGGTGCTGATACCGGCTTTCGGCATGCATAATAACGCCGTTAACCTGCAAAACAATCCTGCCCCGCACGTTCTGGTACAGTTCATAGAAAACAATATTAAAAATACCGGAGAAGAACCGCTCAAATATTTTATGGAAACTATTTTAAGACCGCTGTACCGTATGTTCCTGTACTTTATGTTTAAACAAGGCATACTGCTGGAGCCTCACGGGCAGAATTTCTTTCTGGAAGTGAATGAAAAAGGCCAGCTGACACGTCTTGTTTTTAAAGACTGGCAAAGCACTATGGTAGACATGGAAACCCGTATCCAGCGCGGTTTACCCACTGACCAGATATTAAAACATCATTTTGGCAAAGAAGCCGGGATATCGTTAAGTCTCAGTCTGGTTTTCGATTATTATTTCGGCACCTATCTTTTTGAAAAAGTCCTGAAGACCATGGTCAACGCTTATCATGGACAAACCGCCAAAGAAGAGTTTGAACTTAAATTGGTTACCATGTTCAAACAAATATTTGAAGAAGAAGTAGACAAATATAAAAGCCGTAAAAATGAATTTCCGGATTTTCTGGTGAGGCACGGTAAAAAGCCCAAGGATGACCTGAGTAATAATGTATATTTCGCGGTTAACGGGCCTCCGGAATTCAGAAATACTTCTTTTGAAAGATCTATTTTTCAGGCGGTGGCTGAAAGGCAATACCGCGGGAAAATAACTGTGGACCTGAAAACCATACAGGAAGAAAACGCCATTATCACCGGACAAACATCTGAAACTTCAAAAAACCAGATCGACCTGGAAAAAACCAGATTATTTCTGAAAAATAATAACCAGTGGACTGACGTGCGCGAATTGCCGCCAAAAAGTTCTGAAAGTGCCGGAGCGTTTTATATGGTCTTACCTGACAATTTTTCCGCTGATAAAAAGTATGACCTGCAGGTCCTGCTGCATGGCATGGATTCCAGTGTAACAGATGCTTATAGCTGGGCAGACAAGCTCGCCCGACCTGACACAATTTTTATAATCCCCTTTGCCCCCTGGGAACAAGCCGGAAAAAGATACACCTGGTATACCAGAGAAGCTGTAGAACCAACCAAACAGGTATCCCTGGAATATCTGAAAGACATTACCCGGCACGCAAAAAGTCTGCTCAACATTAACAAATGTTATATCGGTGGCAATTCTATGGGGGGATATATGGCTGTTCACAGCCTGTTTACTGACAAGGACAATCTTTTTGACGGGGCTTTCGCGATTAACGCGCCTTTCAAAACAACTTATCTGGGGTCAGACCTGGAGTCGGTTACAGACGGCAGGCAAAAACCGGTACTTCTATTTCATTTAACTAAAGATGACATTGTTAATCCGCAACAAAGTGAGGACGCGGCAAATTTTCTTGGAAAACACGGTTACCAACCTCGAACCAGAGTTTTTCAGATGGGTCAGCATCACGAGCTTACACCATTGATGGCCTCTGAAATATCACAATTTTTTGCCGGTCCTGCCAAGCAACCCGTTGCTGAACTTGATAAAATGTTAAGTGAGCTTCCTGCCAAAATGTTTAATGAGCTTTCCGCAACCTGTATCGATATAAAAAACACCGGTTCGATACAAAACTATTTATATAAAAAATTGTATGACAAAACAGCCGGTTTCCATGAACGCAGCCTGAGCCTGGCTTTGCTTGAAAAATTAAATGATAAACGTATTTACAGTTCCTGGGAAAATCATTCCCATATTAATCAATTGACCGAATCCAAGGCAAAACTGGCTACACTGGAAAGAACGCTGTTTTACTTAACAGCACATTTGGCTTATTTGGACTTAAATGATTTAACAAGCCCGGCAAAAGAAAATTTTGCGGTAATTGCATCTTCTTTTCGCAAAATACAATATGATTTCAACGAATTGCTGATTAAAAATGAGGCAACAATGAATTTAAATATCATAAAAAATCTGACCGCGAAAATTGACTGGCTTTACGACTCGGCGTTAAATCTGCAAAAAGAACTGTTCAGATTAATTTATCGCCCAAAGTAA
- a CDS encoding TetR/AcrR family transcriptional regulator, translating into MPKIINNLHDEILRKALKHLRSKGCEHFSLRDIAKFCKIGLGTIYNYFPNKQALLTSLMHQYWVDFDNEFNNTEVSQKNIYEKLRIIYKNIEHFTDIFHDIWLNSMDLLENERKCLKGHAAVNMMGNKISDLLEKAEIQKQIKIPEKATTAVLAKFILSNFMVMAHVKILEYEQFETILKTILNK; encoded by the coding sequence ATGCCTAAAATTATCAATAATTTACACGATGAAATTTTGCGCAAGGCTTTGAAACATTTGAGATCAAAGGGTTGCGAACATTTCAGTTTGCGTGATATAGCCAAATTCTGCAAAATAGGGTTGGGTACTATATACAATTATTTCCCTAATAAACAGGCACTGTTAACTTCCCTGATGCATCAGTATTGGGTTGATTTTGATAATGAGTTTAATAATACTGAGGTATCACAAAAAAATATTTATGAAAAACTGCGTATTATCTATAAAAATATTGAACATTTTACAGATATTTTCCATGATATTTGGCTAAATTCCATGGACCTTCTGGAAAATGAGCGAAAGTGCCTTAAAGGTCATGCTGCCGTTAACATGATGGGTAACAAAATTTCAGATCTTCTGGAAAAGGCAGAGATACAAAAACAGATAAAAATTCCCGAAAAAGCCACAACAGCTGTGTTGGCCAAATTCATCCTTTCAAATTTTATGGTTATGGCGCACGTGAAAATACTTGAATATGAACAGTTTGAAACAATCCTGAAGACCATCCTGAATAAATAG
- a CDS encoding nucleoside monophosphate kinase yields MKYKVISTGKNESVKFRETSSINKVGIYSKDIKTARIIMLGLSGSGKSKQAAKLASYLGMSKTEIISSGQILRDLIKSSATRSGLERLEAVGINWWKKIEDETLLAEDRSKQYINETSKVIDDPFTGSTVLDWFRYSVNHGKLLPDLWVQNIIHDAITRTGHERFILDGYPRTLGSAIGLSEYLKSKNSEIDHVFILQISDAEALRRLLYRGREDDTASVIGSRINFYHKQVVPAIDYFVKTLGSAKVKFIESDKVELDGDKEKVKNDIKDSENRTFEKIKKEYDKQPEPVDLDIAA; encoded by the coding sequence ATGAAATATAAAGTAATCAGTACGGGGAAAAATGAATCCGTTAAATTTCGCGAAACTTCTTCAATAAATAAAGTTGGCATATACTCAAAGGATATTAAAACAGCAAGGATAATAATGCTGGGGCTTTCCGGTAGCGGCAAGTCAAAACAGGCAGCTAAGCTCGCGTCTTATCTTGGCATGTCTAAAACGGAAATAATTTCCAGCGGTCAGATTCTAAGAGATTTAATTAAAAGTTCAGCAACCAGATCAGGATTGGAAAGGTTAGAAGCCGTCGGGATTAATTGGTGGAAAAAGATAGAAGATGAAACATTATTGGCTGAAGACAGATCAAAACAATATATTAATGAAACCAGTAAAGTTATAGATGACCCTTTTACCGGCAGTACAGTTTTGGATTGGTTCAGATATTCGGTAAATCATGGAAAGTTATTGCCTGATTTATGGGTGCAAAATATAATTCATGACGCTATAACCAGAACAGGCCATGAGCGGTTCATTCTGGACGGATATCCTCGTACACTGGGTTCGGCAATAGGTTTAAGTGAATATTTAAAATCAAAAAATTCAGAGATCGATCATGTTTTTATTCTGCAAATATCGGATGCAGAGGCGCTCAGGAGGTTGCTTTACAGAGGAAGAGAAGATGATACTGCGTCTGTAATAGGGTCTAGGATTAATTTTTATCATAAACAGGTTGTTCCGGCTATAGATTATTTTGTAAAAACTCTGGGATCAGCGAAAGTGAAATTTATTGAGAGTGACAAAGTCGAGCTGGATGGGGATAAAGAAAAAGTAAAAAATGACATCAAAGATTCTGAAAACAGAACCTTTGAAAAAATAAAAAAAGAATATGATAAACAGCCTGAACCGGTTGATCTCGACATTGCTGCATAA